In Acanthopagrus latus isolate v.2019 chromosome 17, fAcaLat1.1, whole genome shotgun sequence, the following are encoded in one genomic region:
- the LOC119005650 gene encoding uncharacterized protein LOC119005650, whose product MYRVNTDPRPSTTQALYINQKPLCPLLSINMSRCLPVLLLLALACLARFGSAQPVDSLAELKRVQAGLEELKAERRAMTERLDAAERELKRVRETPKVAFAASLGSNGLMKTTTGNKDLVYRDVLTNVGGAYNAETGVFTAPIRGVYYIRFTANSPTNFPMSAVLYKNNAEIQLIAHEQTSGEGSDTASNGAALLLEAGDQLKMVLWHNTQIWDNSNHSSTFSGFLLLSMVDEPPTEDSEDVQLRTLQESLKQLQSETQSVKQRLEATEQELKVMREVPKVAFSASLGGNGLQKTTSGNKNLIYKDVLTNIGQAYSSETGVFTAPIRGVYYIRFTANSPTNFPMSAVLYKNNAEIQLIAHEQTSGEGSDTASNGAALLLEAGDRLAMQLWHNTQIWDNSNHHSTFSGFLLFPM is encoded by the exons ATGTACAGAGTCAACACTGACCCGAGGCCATCGACCACACAGGCTCTCTATATAAACCAGAAGCCCCTCTGTCCTCTTCTGTCCATCAACATGTCTCGGTGTCTCcccgtcctgctgctgttggccCTTGCCTGTCTGGCCCGGTTCGGTTCAGCTCAGCCCGTCGACAGTCTGGCCGAGCTGAAGCGGGTGCAGGCCGgtctggaggagctgaaggccgAGAGACGAG CGATGACGGAGCGTCTGGATGCAGCTGAGAGGGAACTGAAGAGAGTGAGAG AAACACCTAAGGTTGCGTTTGCGGCCTCGCTGGGTTCCAACGGCCTCATGAAGACGACCACTGGCAACAAAGACCTCGTCTACAGGGACGTCCTGACCAACGTGGGCGGGGCTTACAACGCTGAGACAG gtgtGTTCACAGCACCGATCCGTGGAGTCTACTACATCCGCTTCACAGCCAACAGTCCCACCAACTTCCCCATGAGCGCCGTTCTCTACAAAAACAACGCAGAGATCCAGCTGATCGCCCACGAGCAGACGTCCGGTGAGGGCAGCGACACGGCGTCCAACGGCGCCGccctgctgctggaggcgggCGACCAGCTGAAGATGGTGCTGTGGCACAACACTCAGATCTGGGacaacagcaaccacagcagcaccttcagcggcttcctgctcctctccat GGTGGACGAGCCTCCAACAGAGGACAGTGAAGACGTCCAGCTGAGGACCCTGCAGGAGTCTCTGAAGCAGCTCCAGAGTGAAACTCAGA GTGTCAAACAGAGACTGGAGGCCACGGAGCAGGAGCTGAAGGTGATGAGAG AGGTACCGAAGGTGGCCTTCTCAGCTTCTCTGGGAGGTAACGGGCTCCAGAAGACGACGTCAGGAAACAAAAATCTCATCTACAAAGACGTCCTGACCAACATCGGACAGGCGTACAGCTCtgagacag gtgTGTTCACAGCACCGATCCGTGGAGTCTACTACATCCGCTTCACAGCCAACAGTCCCACCAACTTCCCCATGAGCGCCGTTCTCTACAAAAACAACGCAGAGATCCAGCTGATCGCCCACGAGCAGACGTCCGGTGAGGGCAGCGACACGGCGTCCAACGGCGCCGccctgctgctggaggcgggCGACAGGCTCGCCATGCAGCTGTGGCACAACACTCAGATCTGGGACAACAGCAACCACCACAGCACCTTCAGCGGCTTCCTGCTGTTCCCCATGTGA